Genomic segment of Iocasia fonsfrigidae:
TTTATAGAGGAGAATAATTATATTGAAATATATAATAACCGAAAAAAGAAGGGGGAGGTGTAGAATTTATGGCAAAAATATTACTATTCACACTCGGGTCTGTACAAGATTATATTTTAGAATCCAGAAGAGTTATTGATCTAGTTAATAGCAGTAAAATTATTTCAGAATTAATGAAAACAATTAAAGATAAATCCGGTTGTGAATTATTATTACCTAATGTTGAAAAAAATCAAAATTCTTTTAATTCTACTCTTCCTAATTATTTAATATTCAGCTATGATAGTCCTGAAAGCAGAGGTAGAGAAATAGAAAAATATATTCATGATGAATATATCAAAGAATATTTAATGAAGCGGATAGGTTTAGAAAAATATAATTTAAGTAAAAAACTTCAAGAACAGATTAAAGAACATATCTCTTCAATTTTTGATATCTATTGGGTAGAAACAGAGGTAAATGATGAAGTCTGGGATGATGAAGAAAAATATAAAGAATTATATGAGGACTTATATAAAAATTTAGAGGCAGTTAAATATGTTAAAAAATTTTCTGGAAATAAAGAACAAGGCAGAAAATGTTCAATCTGTGGAAAACGAAATGCTATTTTCTATAGGCGGAAAGATGAAGAAAAAAAACGCCCATTTGATATTCAGAAGGACAGTAAAGAAATAAAGGATAATACTTTTCAGAATATAATTTTTAAGAAAGGTGAATGCCTTTGTGGGGCTTGCTATATGAAGAGAGTTTTAGGCAATGACAAGAATAAAAATAAAGAAAAAGATATTGAGATAAAATCTACTGCTGCTATTGCTTTAAGTAATTGGAAAAAGATAAATCAAGAAAAATACCCAGAAGAATATAAAGAATATAGAAAGATGATTGAAGATAGGTATAGCCAGGACAGTAAATATGGGGAAGAACAGTTATTATATAAAGAAAAACTTCTTAATGTTAATAGAAAAATCCTGGAAGATGGAGTAAGTGAACAACTACAGACTGATAAAGATAGAGTGGAAAAATTATTCGCAGAGGTATTTAAAGGAAAACAGGAAGAGTATTATTCTATTTATCGGGCAGATATAGATGATCTGGGTAAATGGATGAGTGGGGAATATAAAAGTGATAATGCAATGGGACTACTGGAATATCAGCAGCAGCTATCAAATAAAATAGATGGTTTTTTAAAAGAGGTGCGTAAGTTTTTCAATGAAAATAAAGATTGTCTGTTAGTTTATGCTGGTGGTGATGATATTCTGGCTTTATTGCCTGTTAGAAAATCTATTGAATTAGCTGAAAAAGTATATGATTGTTTTAATAAAAAAGTAAAAAACGAAGAAGTATTTAAGGAAATTACTTTATCCCAGGGTATTTTTATACTTCATTATAAAGATACTCTAAGTGAAAGTCTTCAGGTATCTAAGGAAAGAATTGACTATCTCAAGAAAAAGTATAAAAATATCAGCCGTAATGGAGAAAAAAATGGTTTTATTATAGCGGTATTGACAGAGGGTTATTCCTATCAGGAGTTTTATGCTAAAAATATATTGAATGATGATTATATTGTTGAAATTCTTAAAGAACTATATACATATTTTGCAGAAAAATCAAGTCATTTTTATCGGGAATTAAGTGAAATATTTTTGAGTATGGATAGTAACGATCTATATCTTGAGCAAAAAAGAGATTTAATAGAAATGTTTCTTATACAGCAGAAACGATTGCTGAAAAGGAGTTTGAAGGAAAAAGAAAAAGAAGAGAACAAGGAAGCTCTTGAAAAAACAGAGAAATTACTTAAAATGTTACTGCAAAATAATAATTATGAATATGGTTCTGCTGGTTTGAAAAATTATTTGAATCTGTTTTATATAATAGATAAGATTTCAGTTATTTTAAGGGATGATAAGCAAAATGAAAATGCTAAAAATTAAACCTAATGATAATTTGTTTTTTGGAGATGGTAAACGATTTGACAAAGGAGAAAGTGCCTGGTTGCATAGTAAATTATTACCTTATCCATCGGCATTTAAGGGTGCTATAGCTTCTGTAATGTTAAAATTAAATAAAATTAGAAGAGATAACTATATTGGAAAGCAATATGATGCAAAGAATGATCCCCGAAAATATTTGCGGATTGGTAGAGTGTTTTTATATGATGAAAAAAATTATGACCTTTATATGCCAGCACCGTTAGACCTTTTTATAAATAAAAAGAATAAATGTAAATATGGTTTATTTAGCAAAATTACTAAGAATTATACATCATCTTTAAACGAGCTTGAGTATTTATTATATTCACCGGGAAAACAATTTGAAAGAGTTGAAGATAGTTACATAAATCACAGGAGTTTTTACAACTCATACCTAAATACTTATGATAGTATAGGTTTTATAAGCCGGGAACAAATAATAAGTTCTGCTTATAAAGTCGGTATTCAAAAGGACAGAAAAAAGGGTAATGCTCAAGAAGATCATCTTTATCGAATAGATTTAACCGAGTTTAAAGGTGATAGTTGGTCTTATCTTGTTGAATATGATATTAAAGATAAATGGTGGGAAGGTAGCAAAATTAACAGTTTAGGAGATGGATATTTAAAACTGGGAGGCGAAAATAAGTCTTGTAAATATTATGAGCTTTCAGCAGAAAAAATAATAAATCATTATTCAAAGATGGATAGGCTTATAAATGAAACAGAGTTTGTCAAACTATATTTTATGTCACCAGTCATTTTTAATAATGGATCATTTAAGCCTTCTTTTACGGATCTTAAGATTGATATTACTGTTGTTGGAGCTTCTACTGTTAAGCCATATTATATAGGTGGTTTTGATATGAAGAAAAAAAATCAAAACCTATGTGTAAGGCTGTGCCAGAAGGAGCAGTGTATTTACTAAAAAGTGCTTCCTTTAAAAATAAGAGTTTGGCCGATATTAAAAAATGTATTTTAGAACCATTAATTAAAAACTGTCAGGATAATGAAATAGATTTTTGTGAAAGTGGTTTTGCTCAGTATGAGATAATACCTCTATCAAAAAAGCAGCTAAAGGAGGCAGAATAAAATGGCAGGACAAAAATTTGATACCATGATTATTTGTTCTACATTGAACCAGATGGTCAATTATCTGGCTATTATGGAACACGGTATAAAAAAAATATTTAATATTACCTTTGATGATAAGCAAGATGATAAAAATATTAACTTAAATAAAAAATTTCCTTATCAAAAATGGGATGAGAATCTTTATTCTGTTATTAAATCTAGAAGTATCAAGATAGAAGAAATACAATTTAAGTCAAATGAAATAGCTACTCATGATAATATAATTGACAAGTTGCAAGTTTTTTTTAAGAATAATCCTTATGACAAATCAATACTATGGAATATTACTGGCGGTCAAAGACATTTTGTAATGGCTATTACGGAATATGTTAAGGAATATAGACCAGATAAAGATTGTCTTTTGTATTATGAAGGTGATACTGAAAAATTCATACCTTATTATTTTGATAGCTTAGTAAAAAATAAAGTAAAACCCTATGGAATTATTGGTCAAGGTTATCCTTTAACACTTAATATTGCACTTAAGTTAATGGGTTTCAATATTAAGGATAGTGTTTTAGGTGACAAATCTAAGTATTATCAGTATTTTTTTGGTGAAGCAACAATAAATGATAAAAATCTTGAAGGTGAGTACAATTATTATAAGGAACTTTATGATTTATACACCGAACATGTAGATCTAATAAAAATAATGATTGAATCAAATAAAAATAAAACAGATAAAGAATCTTCGAAAACTCGTTTAGATAGTATGATTGAAGATATTAATAAAAGCAACAAAAAAATACCAGATAAAATATTTAAAGGTAATAATTTAAAAAAATTAGAGAAAAGTTTAGGTAAATACAAAAACAGTATGGTCTTTGGTTACATTTTAGAAAAAATGACTTTTTATAGAATGATATCTATTCTTGATGACAACAAAGAATTGCTGGATAAAGTTGCTGATATTAGTCTGGGTATTGATATTGAGGATGCTTTTTCAGAAGTGAATACTTCTGTTGATCAATTTGATATTCTTTTATTGACTAAAGCTGGTAAACTAATAGTCTTTGAATGCAAATCTGGTAGAATGACTGGGGATAATGCTAAAAGTACTAATTACTCTACTTACCGAATAGCTGGAGTATATGGAGCGCCAGTTTTAATTGATCCATTGACTGATGGTTGTGATATTGAGGAGAATGTATTTAAAAATATAAAAAGTGCAGAACATGCTGCTAATCGAGCAGATTTAACTATTTGTAGAGTTTGTTCTAAAAATAATAATGACTATTATGATTTGAAATATTACATAGAAAACATTTTGGGGGGTTGAAATATGTTTGAAAATGTTACAGCACTTATTATCAAAGCAGTTACACCTGTTCATGCAGGTAGTGGTAGAGAACTTGGTTTTATAGACATGCCTATCCAGAAAGAAAGTCATACTGATATACCTAAGATAGAGGGGTCAAGTGTAAAAGGAGCATTGCGTGAAGAATATAGATTAAAAAATGAAGAAAAAATATACGATTTATTTGGATCGGATAATGGTAATCGGGCAGGTCTAATTGGATTTTCAGATGCTAAATTATTATTCTATCCGATAAAATCTATACACAATTTATTTTCATATGTCAGCTGTCCATATTTAATTAATAGATTTATTGAGGATTTACAAATGATAACTAAGGATAGAGGTGAAGAAAAAAATAATTTGCAGTCAAATAATAAGGAAGGTATTAATCTTGGTCTAAATAATTTAAGTAAGATTGATCCTAATTCAATAGTGGAGGGTAAGGCTATTTTCACTGATGAAGAGAAAG
This window contains:
- a CDS encoding type III-B CRISPR module-associated Cmr3 family protein, with the protein product MKMLKIKPNDNLFFGDGKRFDKGESAWLHSKLLPYPSAFKGAIASVMLKLNKIRRDNYIGKQYDAKNDPRKYLRIGRVFLYDEKNYDLYMPAPLDLFINKKNKCKYGLFSKITKNYTSSLNELEYLLYSPGKQFERVEDSYINHRSFYNSYLNTYDSIGFISREQIISSAYKVGIQKDRKKGNAQEDHLYRIDLTEFKGDSWSYLVEYDIKDKWWEGSKINSLGDGYLKLGGENKSCKYYELSAEKIINHYSKMDRLINETEFVKLYFMSPVIFNNGSFKPSFTDLKIDITVVGASTVKPYYIGGFDMKKKNQNLCVRLCQKEQCIY
- the cmr4 gene encoding type III-B CRISPR module RAMP protein Cmr4; the protein is MFENVTALIIKAVTPVHAGSGRELGFIDMPIQKESHTDIPKIEGSSVKGALREEYRLKNEEKIYDLFGSDNGNRAGLIGFSDAKLLFYPIKSIHNLFSYVSCPYLINRFIEDLQMITKDRGEEKNNLQSNNKEGINLGLNNLSKIDPNSIVEGKAIFTDEEKDELILDVFSFTNKKNHEYDELLEFLHNKFKLHRDLVILSDEDFIELISLNREIVTRNRIGDDGITKEGDLFTEEYLPAESILYTLLLVNGIINDKQNLIKKYKSDFPKILQMGGDSTIGKGIVKMKICDPSNGGVKDE
- the cas10 gene encoding type III-B CRISPR-associated protein Cas10/Cmr2 translates to MAKILLFTLGSVQDYILESRRVIDLVNSSKIISELMKTIKDKSGCELLLPNVEKNQNSFNSTLPNYLIFSYDSPESRGREIEKYIHDEYIKEYLMKRIGLEKYNLSKKLQEQIKEHISSIFDIYWVETEVNDEVWDDEEKYKELYEDLYKNLEAVKYVKKFSGNKEQGRKCSICGKRNAIFYRRKDEEKKRPFDIQKDSKEIKDNTFQNIIFKKGECLCGACYMKRVLGNDKNKNKEKDIEIKSTAAIALSNWKKINQEKYPEEYKEYRKMIEDRYSQDSKYGEEQLLYKEKLLNVNRKILEDGVSEQLQTDKDRVEKLFAEVFKGKQEEYYSIYRADIDDLGKWMSGEYKSDNAMGLLEYQQQLSNKIDGFLKEVRKFFNENKDCLLVYAGGDDILALLPVRKSIELAEKVYDCFNKKVKNEEVFKEITLSQGIFILHYKDTLSESLQVSKERIDYLKKKYKNISRNGEKNGFIIAVLTEGYSYQEFYAKNILNDDYIVEILKELYTYFAEKSSHFYRELSEIFLSMDSNDLYLEQKRDLIEMFLIQQKRLLKRSLKEKEKEENKEALEKTEKLLKMLLQNNNYEYGSAGLKNYLNLFYIIDKISVILRDDKQNENAKN